A stretch of DNA from Methanolinea mesophila:
TTATCTCGATGCTCGAGACGTTGGTCTTCCCACTCTCGGTATCGATGATCTCGGTGGAGGTGAAGATCTCTTTCTTGTTCACCCCGTCCAGGAATCGGTTCAAGGCGATCTCCGCAGTATCCACCGCCCTGGAAATGGCTTTTCCCCGTGCCTTTATGGCCACTTCTTCGGCTCCGTTGTTGAACTGTGTAACCACTGCGAGAACATAGTTCATTACTGGTTTGTTCCCTACGAACACTGTGTTATCCTTTAACATCGTCAATCCCTTAGAGGTATTTCTTGCTGTAGATCAGTTCCGCGTTCAGTACGGAGGCGCCGGCCGCCCCGCGAATGGTATTATGCCCCATTGCGACGTATCGGAGACCTTCCCGGAGCCTTCCCACGGAAACGGTCATTCCGTTGCCCCGCATGCGGTCAAGCCGGGGCTGGGGCCGGTCGTTCTCGTCCAGGTAGAGCAGCGAGTGATCAGGCTGGGTGGGCAGATCCTTGATCGGGGGGACATAGTCCCTGAATGCGGATTTTACCTTTTCCACGGGCTCCTTTACATCCGCCCACACCGCCATGGTGTGCCCGTCGATCACCGGGACCCGGTTGCAGCTCGCACTCACCCTGAACGGTGCCGGTCTGACGTGGTCCCCGTCGAGGGTTCCCATGATCTTCAATGATTCGGTCTCCATCTTCTGCTCTTCGGCACCGATGTAGGGGACGACATTGTCGAATATCCCCATCGCCGGGATCCCCTGGAACCCGGCCCCCGAGATGGCCTGCATCGTCGCCACCTTGACATCCGAGAACCCGAACCGGGCGAGCGGAGAGAGCGACATCACCAGCATGATGGTGGAGCAGTTCGGGTTGGTCACGATGAACCCGTCGGTCCCTTTGTCCCTCTGCACGTCGATAAGCCCCAGGTGGTCCGGGTTGACCTCGGTGATCACCAGCGGGATGTGGGGTTCCATCCGGTGCGAGCTCGCATTACTGCAGACCCCGATCCCCGCCTTTGCACATTTTGTCTCCACCTCTCCCGCAATTTCAGCGGGCAGGGCGGAGAAGACGAGGTCCACCCCGGAGAGCCCTTCGGGCGTAGTGGGACTTACCGTGATGTCACCGACATTCTCCGGGAAGGGGCAGTCGAGCCGCCAGTTTACGACATCACGGTACCGTTTCCCTGCACTCCTCTCCGAAGCAGTGAGCGTCTTCAAATGGAACCAGGGATGCTCAGCCAGGAGCTGGACAAACCGTTGTCCTACCGCTCCCGTAGCACCAAGCACTCCAACGTCGATCATAGGTAAAAATGCTATTACGTTGGAGTAATTAAAAGGTATGTTTTTATTCGAGCGTTATTGCCTCGGAGGGGCATACGTCGACACAATTTCCACAATCCACACAGAGATCCTTATCGATCTTGGCTTTCTCCTTCTCGATGGTGATCGCGGCCGCAGGGCACTCGTCGACGCAGGTCTCGCATCCGGTACATTTCTCTTCGTTAACCTTTGCAGTCATGGTTACACTTCTTCATTTATTGCCATCGAAAAAAGAAATAGTTTCCATTCGGTCAATATTCCGGAAATTCCTAATGTTTCTTCAGGCCGAGGACCGAGTCCATCCCGTAGATACCCGGCGGTTTTCCGGCCACCCACTTCGCCGCTTTAAGGGCGCCCTGGGCGAACACCGACCGGTCGTACGCCCGGTGGGAGAGGGTGATGGTCTCGAAGTTGCCCGAGAACAGGACCGAGTGGTCACCCACGATGTCACCTCCCCGGATGACATGGACGCCGATCTCCCTTCCCCGCTCCATCATCCCCTCCCTGCCGTAGACCTTATCGCGCTCGCCGAGTTCCTGGTCGAGGATCTGGAGAATCGTCTTTGCGGTGCCGCTCGGGGCGTCCTTCTTGTACCGGTGGTGCGCCTCCAGCACCTCCACGTCGTACTCGGGCAGCATCCTCGCCGCTTCGTGCAGCAACTGCCAGAAGATATTCACCCCTATGGAGAAGTTGCTCGAGATCACCGCAGGCACCTTCCCGGAGATCGCCTGGTCCATTACCGCCCTCTGGGCATCGGAGAACCCGGTCGTACCCACCACGAGGGCGGCGCCGTTCTTTGCGGCGTTCTTCACATTTTCCACCGCTGCAGCCGCAACCGTGAAGTCGATCACCACGTCGGGACGGACCGATTTGAGGAACTCGTCCATCCGGGACGATTCCACCACTTCCGCGCCGAAGAAGGTCCCCGGGCGGACATCCACCCCTCCGACCAGGGTGAAGTCCTTCGATTCGTTGACCAGGCGCCCGATGGTGGTGCCCATCCTTCCCAGGGCCCCGCAGACCACGACCTTAGTCATACTGGCAGAGCACCTCCCTGAGTTGTTCCGTCTTCTTCGCGTCGAGCTCGTCGAGGGGGAGCCTGACCGGGCCCCCGGCCATCCCCAGGAGTTCGACCGCTTTCTTCACCGGGATAGGGTTCGTGTCGATGAACATCGACCGGAACAGGGGCGAGAGCTCGTAGTGCAGGTCGAGGGCCATCTCCAGGTCACCCTCGAGGAAGTAGTCGAACATGGCGACCATTCTCGCCGGCTGGACGTTGGCGGCCACCGATATGACGCCGCCGCCACCGAGCGAGAGGATGGGGAGGGTGAGGTTGTCGTCCCCCGAGATGACCTGGAAGTCCAGGTCGAGGGTCTCCTCGATGATCCGGGATACCTGGCCGATGTCGCCGCTCGCCTCCTTGATCCCCACGATGTTGGGGTGCTCCGCGAGTTCGGCCACCAGGTCGGGGAGGAGGTTCTGGCCCGTCCTTCCCGGGACGTTGTAGGCAACCACCGGGATGTCCAGGTCCGCGAGCCGGTGATAGTGCTTGATCAGCCCGCTCCGGTTCGGCTTGTTGTAGTACGGGCTTATCACCAGCACCCCGTCGGCCCCGAGGTCCCTCGCCGCCCGGGTGAGCCGGACCGCCTCCTCGGTGTTGTTGGACCCGGTTCCGGCGAGGACAGGCACCCTTCCGTTTACCTGGTCGATAGTCGCAGCAATTACCTGATCATGCTCCTCGAAGGAAAGAGTGGCCGACTCTCCGGTCGACCCGCAGGGCACGATCCCGTGCACTCCCTGGCAGACCAGAAACTCGATGTTGGAACGAAGACCCTCAAGGTCAAGGTCCATGCCGGGATTTCTCTGAAAAGGAGTGACGATGGCAGGAAGAACTCCCTCGAACATAAGAGAAATTATGAGTGTCTTCCAGTATTTATCTTTCTTGTGATATATCCCGCAACCCGGTTTCTTACTCTTTTGCTCTCAATGGTGGTGACTTCGCTCACCATCAGCTTGTTGTCGTCGAAATTGTTGGTAAATTTGTTTCCGTAGGTGGAAAGCAGGTCTGTTCCTACCGCTTTGATATAGGTCGGCTTAATTCCCATGAACGATTCCTCAACTTGGTCTTAAATAATGCGTCCTGATAGTTTAATAATATTGTTCGCGACCTCGATGGGGTTTTCCCCCAGGATTCGGATCATCGGCTCCTTCCCCACGGCCCCGCGGTCGAATATCACGTCAGGGACTCCCGTTTTGCAGCAGGACGCCACGCCCCAGTCCATGGTCCGAATCCCGGGGGGTTCATGCGCCCTGTCGAACGAACAGATCTCGAAGAACAGTTCCTCGAGCAACGCGATATTCTCCGGGGAATACCGGATGTTTGCGGCACTCCGGATATCGGGGTCGAACTTCATCGCGGTCAGCACGATCCTCGCCACGTGATCGCTCGCCCCGAACTCCACGGGCCCGACCGCGTGGACCGCTCCCCGCTTCTTCACGATCCTCCCCTCGACTGCCGCCACATCCCCGGGCTCTTTCGCGCCTTTCACCGCGTACGCGATGTTTGAGCCCACCTCGGGGACGAGCGCCGGGGCCATCCGCTGTTCCAGCAGCTCAACCGCCGCCTTCAGGGCGGAGATCACTTCTTCCCGCTCCTCCGATCCCATCTGCACAACCACCATTCATTGACCCGGCACCCTTATTAACTCCGCCGGAACCGGGGAACCGGGCAGAAGAAGGATACCAATATTAGGGATCCGTGCAGAAAATGTGAGCATGGACCCACGCGTGATGGATATCATCTCCGCCCTGGGAGGTTTCATCATCTTCGTACTCCTCCTCGTGTACCTTCCCATGGCGATAACCCCCGCCATCGCCTACGTCATCGCCATCATCATATTCCTGGCGGTCATGAGCGGCGCAGGCTACTATATCAACCGGAGCGCTGCGTAAAGGAAGAGCGCTTCTTTTTTCTGCGGTAGTAGTTGAGCGGGTGGTTCACCTTTCCGCAGATCTCGTCCCTGTTAACGCAGAGCCCGAACGTCCTCATCGAGGCGCACCCCGGTGCGGTGTACTCCGTCCCTCCCCTCCCGGAAATGTGTTCGACCTGGTAGAGGGTCTTTGAGACGTCGAAGTCCGGGGCGCGGCAGTAGAGCTCCACGATCTGGTTTTTATCCATGCCGATGTTGTGGAGGAACGCGGTGAGCGCGAACCTTCCCGCGTGGGTGATGTTCGTCCCCCCGGTGAGCGCGGTGAGGATCGCCTGGATGCAGGGAGGGAAACTCCCCTCCTCGACCTCGCCCATGTCCTCGATGAGCCGCTCCTGGTACGCCGTGGTGATCAGTTCGAGGTAAGGCTGGAGGTCGGCGCAGACCTGCCCGGGCACCTTCAGGGGGAGCTGCCGGGCGAGGATAACCCGAAGCTGCTCCCGGATCAGCTCGTTCATCTCGTCCCGGTTCACCTGCACCCGGCCGGAATCGACCTCGCGGTTGACCAGCCTCCACCGGTCCTCCCGCATCCCGGAGACCATCTCTACATACTGGAACAGGGGGACCGACCTTCCGCTCACGTGGATCCCGAGCGACGAGGCGACCATCTCTTTC
This window harbors:
- the albA gene encoding DNA-binding protein Alba; protein product: MLKDNTVFVGNKPVMNYVLAVVTQFNNGAEEVAIKARGKAISRAVDTAEIALNRFLDGVNKKEIFTSTEIIDTESGKTNVSSIEIILANQK
- the asd gene encoding aspartate-semialdehyde dehydrogenase, with the translated sequence MIDVGVLGATGAVGQRFVQLLAEHPWFHLKTLTASERSAGKRYRDVVNWRLDCPFPENVGDITVSPTTPEGLSGVDLVFSALPAEIAGEVETKCAKAGIGVCSNASSHRMEPHIPLVITEVNPDHLGLIDVQRDKGTDGFIVTNPNCSTIMLVMSLSPLARFGFSDVKVATMQAISGAGFQGIPAMGIFDNVVPYIGAEEQKMETESLKIMGTLDGDHVRPAPFRVSASCNRVPVIDGHTMAVWADVKEPVEKVKSAFRDYVPPIKDLPTQPDHSLLYLDENDRPQPRLDRMRGNGMTVSVGRLREGLRYVAMGHNTIRGAAGASVLNAELIYSKKYL
- a CDS encoding indolepyruvate ferredoxin oxidoreductase subunit alpha, translated to MTAKVNEEKCTGCETCVDECPAAAITIEKEKAKIDKDLCVDCGNCVDVCPSEAITLE
- the dapB gene encoding 4-hydroxy-tetrahydrodipicolinate reductase gives rise to the protein MTKVVVCGALGRMGTTIGRLVNESKDFTLVGGVDVRPGTFFGAEVVESSRMDEFLKSVRPDVVIDFTVAAAAVENVKNAAKNGAALVVGTTGFSDAQRAVMDQAISGKVPAVISSNFSIGVNIFWQLLHEAARMLPEYDVEVLEAHHRYKKDAPSGTAKTILQILDQELGERDKVYGREGMMERGREIGVHVIRGGDIVGDHSVLFSGNFETITLSHRAYDRSVFAQGALKAAKWVAGKPPGIYGMDSVLGLKKH
- the dapA gene encoding 4-hydroxy-tetrahydrodipicolinate synthase translates to MFEGVLPAIVTPFQRNPGMDLDLEGLRSNIEFLVCQGVHGIVPCGSTGESATLSFEEHDQVIAATIDQVNGRVPVLAGTGSNNTEEAVRLTRAARDLGADGVLVISPYYNKPNRSGLIKHYHRLADLDIPVVAYNVPGRTGQNLLPDLVAELAEHPNIVGIKEASGDIGQVSRIIEETLDLDFQVISGDDNLTLPILSLGGGGVISVAANVQPARMVAMFDYFLEGDLEMALDLHYELSPLFRSMFIDTNPIPVKKAVELLGMAGGPVRLPLDELDAKKTEQLREVLCQYD
- a CDS encoding 30S ribosomal protein S17e, which codes for MGIKPTYIKAVGTDLLSTYGNKFTNNFDDNKLMVSEVTTIESKRVRNRVAGYITRKINTGRHS
- a CDS encoding thiamine-phosphate synthase family protein, which codes for MVVVQMGSEEREEVISALKAAVELLEQRMAPALVPEVGSNIAYAVKGAKEPGDVAAVEGRIVKKRGAVHAVGPVEFGASDHVARIVLTAMKFDPDIRSAANIRYSPENIALLEELFFEICSFDRAHEPPGIRTMDWGVASCCKTGVPDVIFDRGAVGKEPMIRILGENPIEVANNIIKLSGRII
- the priL gene encoding DNA primase regulatory subunit PriL, yielding MKVALELKDFAKYPFLKESQQFIREYADTIGDFIGTNPGKIALKRATGRVSDALGLQEEKAPDRVPTERFEVKLEVAGYALARVLVSCQDDRSIIDRLCRYEAARAFRYLLDEDDDKKEMVASSLGIHVSGRSVPLFQYVEMVSGMREDRWRLVNREVDSGRVQVNRDEMNELIREQLRVILARQLPLKVPGQVCADLQPYLELITTAYQERLIEDMGEVEEGSFPPCIQAILTALTGGTNITHAGRFALTAFLHNIGMDKNQIVELYCRAPDFDVSKTLYQVEHISGRGGTEYTAPGCASMRTFGLCVNRDEICGKVNHPLNYYRRKKKRSSFTQRSG